TGGCCATGGGGCAGGCGGACAATTTGGTGACCTTTCACCACAGACATTTCCTTGCCTTGACCCGCTAGTCAGCCAATATCTTCTTTTGCAAGATTTTCATGGCCTATCGCAGTAGGTGGCGGTAACACGACTCTATACTGAGGGCAGTCATGTGACTGCGAACTCAGTAGCATGACTCATGGAACAACTCCTCTCGCCCAAGATGCTCGCTGCCTACCTTGGCCTTGCCGAGCAGACTATCTACAACCGTCACTCGACAGGCGGGGACCTCCCCCAAGCCATCAAGCTAGGTCACCTGCTGCGCTTCAGCCTTGCTGACGTCGAGGCCTGGCTGGAGACAAAACGCCAGGCCA
This DNA window, taken from Crenobacter cavernae, encodes the following:
- a CDS encoding helix-turn-helix transcriptional regulator, whose amino-acid sequence is MEQLLSPKMLAAYLGLAEQTIYNRHSTGGDLPQAIKLGHLLRFSLADVEAWLETKRQANTALLPAQVQPSTPRRRGRPTKAEQIAARRTC